The nucleotide sequence CGAAGTGAACTGGTCTAAGTTCTCGTTCTTCGCCTCCCTCCTAACCGCTTTTGCAGCCATTTTGAATTACGCACTTTAACGAAAACAAGAAAGGCAGCCGTTGGCTGCCTTTCTTGTTTTCTATTCTATCTTCTTGCCGTAGCCGTATTTGTTTTGTCCGTACCCGTAGCGGTAAGAGTATTTATATCCATACTTGTAATTGCCGTACTTTCCTTGCGGGGTGGTGGCGTTTAGTACCACGGTGATGCCGTTTAACCGGTTATCGTTGCGGACACTGTTCACAAAGTTCACGGTATCTTTCTGCGTATGGTTTTCGCGCATCACATACAGGGTTAAGTCGGCGACGCGGTTCAGCATAAAGGAGTCGGATACCACACCTACCGGGGCAGAGTCGATAATAATGTAATCGAACGTTGCACGCAATTTAACAAACAGTTCGTCCAATGATTGCTTGGAGAGAAGTTCGTTGGGGTTGGGCGGTACCGGTCCGGCCTGCATGATATGGAAGTTGGGGAATATCACTTCTTCCAGCGTTTCATGATCGGATTCCATACCGGCCAGGTAAGTGGATAATCCTGTTTTTGTTTTGGGTATGCCTAATTCGTGGGAAAGCCGCGGGTTACGGATATCTCCCCCGATAAGCAGTACTTTTTTATCCATCAGCGACAAGCTACGCGCCAGGTTGATACTGATAAAGGTTTTTCCTTCGCCGGGGATGGTAGAGGTTACCATCACCACCTGTTTGTTTGGCTCGTTGAGCATAAAGAGCAGGTTGTTGCGCAGGGTACGGAAAAGTTCAACCGCAGGGCTGTCGTTGTTTTCCTTTACGACCAGGGAGGTTTCCATCGTCTCTTTTATAGTCGGGATTCCTCCTAATATGTCGATGTTGCGCAGCGTAGCAAGGTCGTCTAAGCTTTCGATGGTGGTATGGAACATGTCGCGGACGAATATGCCGCCCACGGGCAGTACGCATCCCACCAAAAAGAAGGCGAGCAGGATAACCGCACGTTTGGGTGCCACAGGAAATTCGGACGTATCGGGTTCGGATACGATTTTAGCCTTTGGTGCCACGGCAGCCTGAGTAAGGGCCGTTTCTTCGCGTTTCTGCAACAGGAACACAAACAGGTTGTTCTTTACTTCCTGCTGGCGCATGATGTCTTTGTACTGACGCTCTACCGCAGGGATGTCCTGGATACGGGCATTGGTAACGGTGTTCTGGCGGTTCAGGTCGCGCAGGGCGATTTCGGACGCGTGGCGCACGTTGGCAAGGGATGCCTGGATGCTCTGACGCATGCCGGATACCTGTTGCTTGATCTGGATAAGCGCCGGGTTGCTGTCGGACGACGACGATTCGAGGCGTTCTTTCATCAGCAGCAGCTGGTTGTATTCGTTGATTACGGAAACGAGTCCGGCATCGGATACGCCTAAGTTGGGTATCAGCTTGCGTGCGTTGGCAGGGCGGCCGATAAAGTCTTCGACAAACCGGGTAAGGTTCAGCTGGGTTTCGATCTCCACCCGCTTCTGCTCGTTCTCGCCGGTCTGACCGAGGTAGAGTTGTGCTTCGGCGGAAATGTCGGTGATCTGCTTTTCCTGGCGGAAGTCTTCCACCTCTTTTTCGACCATGCCTAATTCGACAGAGATTTCCTTGATACGTTCGTCGATAAAGACGGCGGTATTGTGTGCCACCATGTTTTTGTCGTCGGTGGCATCTTCGTTATAGAAGTTGATCAGTTGTTGAAGGAAGTCGCGTCCTTTTTCTTTCATCTCGCTCTGGATACTCAGGGTAAGGACCGACGACTGCTTTGCAGAAGGAGTTACCTGAAGTGAGGCAGCAAGACTACGTGCCAACGACTTGGGATTGGTGATGGTTGCCGTAAAAGCA is from uncultured Macellibacteroides sp. and encodes:
- a CDS encoding polysaccharide biosynthesis tyrosine autokinase, which produces MQEDINQQQQAADESELDIRALILKYFSYWKWFLVSILLFTVLGAVYLKRQSNIYESNVIVLLKDENTATEEMMLLQDLGMSSGKNNIDNEIALFKSPSLATKAITSLELYTTYRKDDGLGFNDKELYGNAPLYVRWEDMEPVKIPAPITFTFTPQGKGFEIDGEYQGAPFHGRIDQLPVYLKLPMGRFYVSRNTQPDAEYKQTPYAFTATITNPKSLARSLAASLQVTPSAKQSSVLTLSIQSEMKEKGRDFLQQLINFYNEDATDDKNMVAHNTAVFIDERIKEISVELGMVEKEVEDFRQEKQITDISAEAQLYLGQTGENEQKRVEIETQLNLTRFVEDFIGRPANARKLIPNLGVSDAGLVSVINEYNQLLLMKERLESSSSDSNPALIQIKQQVSGMRQSIQASLANVRHASEIALRDLNRQNTVTNARIQDIPAVERQYKDIMRQQEVKNNLFVFLLQKREETALTQAAVAPKAKIVSEPDTSEFPVAPKRAVILLAFFLVGCVLPVGGIFVRDMFHTTIESLDDLATLRNIDILGGIPTIKETMETSLVVKENNDSPAVELFRTLRNNLLFMLNEPNKQVVMVTSTIPGEGKTFISINLARSLSLMDKKVLLIGGDIRNPRLSHELGIPKTKTGLSTYLAGMESDHETLEEVIFPNFHIMQAGPVPPNPNELLSKQSLDELFVKLRATFDYIIIDSAPVGVVSDSFMLNRVADLTLYVMRENHTQKDTVNFVNSVRNDNRLNGITVVLNATTPQGKYGNYKYGYKYSYRYGYGQNKYGYGKKIE